A single Campylobacter hyointestinalis subsp. hyointestinalis DNA region contains:
- a CDS encoding YceI family protein: protein MTKKLFSSAICAMFLAGAAFGATYELDTAHSSTNFKVKHLSISNVNGAFKDVKADIDVENGIPNKLDAVIKTNSVFTNNTARDSHLQQADFFDSVKYPDMKFTMTKFEKEDANEGKVIGNLTIKDVTRPVTLSYEFGGKTVDQKGKEHIGFSLEGDIKRSDFEFAKGTSNAVLGDKIKINVEIEAIAK, encoded by the coding sequence ATGACAAAAAAATTATTTAGTTCCGCTATCTGCGCAATGTTTTTAGCAGGAGCTGCATTTGGCGCTACTTACGAGCTAGACACTGCCCACTCAAGTACGAATTTTAAAGTAAAACACCTAAGCATTAGTAATGTAAATGGAGCTTTTAAAGACGTAAAAGCCGACATCGACGTTGAAAACGGAATACCAAATAAACTAGACGCCGTGATCAAAACAAATTCAGTCTTTACTAATAATACTGCGAGAGATTCTCATTTACAACAAGCTGACTTTTTTGACTCAGTAAAATATCCAGATATGAAATTTACAATGACTAAATTTGAAAAAGAAGATGCAAATGAAGGAAAAGTAATCGGAAATTTAACCATCAAAGACGTAACTAGACCAGTAACGTTAAGTTATGAATTTGGCGGTAAAACAGTAGATCAAAAAGGCAAAGAACATATAGGATTTAGTCTAGAAGGCGATATAAAAAGAAGCGATTTTGAGTTTGCCAAAGGAACATCAAACGCAGTTCTTGGCGATAAAATAAAAATAAACGTAGAAATAGAAGCGATAGCAAAATAA
- a CDS encoding HIT family protein: MIYSDDFIYLEFETSEIPWVKIFTKQVFKELSDCDETTKKRLFEAAFIVEKTMLEFYRPTKINWASFANYVPKVHIHVQARFENDSFFPESMWGVKQREGLQRDLRLEEFKVLLASALNKSY; this comes from the coding sequence ATGATTTATAGTGATGATTTTATATATCTCGAGTTTGAAACAAGTGAAATTCCATGGGTAAAAATCTTTACGAAGCAAGTTTTTAAAGAGCTTAGCGACTGCGATGAGACTACTAAAAAAAGATTATTTGAAGCTGCTTTTATAGTCGAAAAAACTATGCTTGAGTTTTATAGACCTACTAAAATCAACTGGGCGAGTTTTGCAAATTACGTTCCAAAGGTACATATACACGTGCAAGCTAGGTTTGAAAACGATAGCTTTTTTCCAGAATCCATGTGGGGAGTAAAACAAAGAGAGGGCTTACAAAGAGATCTAAGGCTAGAAGAGTTTAAAGTCTTGCTTGCTTCAGCGCTAAATAAATCGTATTAA
- the bioD gene encoding ATP-dependent dethiobiotin synthetase BioD, with product MRNICISGIHTDAGKSCVSAALCYAFGFEYFKLIQAGSSTDKSFVEAKVANLVSHAPGISLKTAASPHIGMIKENVTFEGLKINIPKQNGVLVELAGGLYCPMDSKKYMIDYIEAKKLPTFLVSRNYLGSINHTVLSLEALKSKNIEILGVIFSDEKDELSEEYLKRQYPNLNFFNLKNFDKFSFENAADDLGKQILKAGVRL from the coding sequence TTGAGAAATATCTGTATAAGCGGAATCCACACAGACGCTGGAAAAAGCTGTGTTAGCGCTGCACTTTGTTATGCTTTTGGATTTGAGTATTTTAAACTCATTCAAGCAGGCAGTAGCACTGATAAAAGTTTTGTAGAAGCAAAAGTAGCAAATTTAGTATCTCACGCTCCAGGCATTAGCCTAAAAACAGCTGCTAGCCCACACATAGGAATGATAAAAGAAAACGTTACTTTTGAAGGTCTTAAGATAAATATTCCAAAGCAAAACGGCGTATTAGTAGAGCTTGCTGGCGGACTTTATTGCCCGATGGATTCTAAAAAATATATGATAGATTATATAGAAGCTAAAAAATTGCCTACATTTTTAGTCTCTAGAAACTATCTTGGGAGCATAAATCACACTGTTCTTAGCCTAGAAGCTTTAAAGAGTAAAAATATAGAAATTTTAGGAGTTATCTTTAGCGATGAAAAAGACGAATTAAGCGAAGAATATCTAAAAAGACAATATCCAAATTTAAACTTTTTTAATCTCAAAAACTTTGATAAATTCAGCTTTGAAAATGCCGCAGACGACCTGGGAAAGCAAATTCTAAAAGCAGGAGTAAGGTTATGA
- a CDS encoding biotin synthase codes for MKFEKAAFYDEFALPQIYAAQKLARTIKKYKQDFEDIYEIGAGSGVLTKEILGSFKFKNITLNDIYKSDYMSEFNTQIGDILEIQIPKDQSLIVSSSVFQWIENLELLRDKISLSLKNEGFLGFCTFIKGTLNELSSYTKQSLNYKTKEEILQIFGDKFDILETKTGDFELKFASLKELLTHLKQTGVNNLNGSFKLTKSTYKALESYFEGEFKLTYSFMIVICKRIEI; via the coding sequence TTGAAATTTGAAAAAGCAGCATTTTACGACGAGTTTGCACTTCCACAAATTTATGCTGCACAAAAACTAGCAAGAACTATAAAAAAATACAAGCAAGATTTTGAAGATATCTATGAGATAGGTGCTGGAAGTGGGGTCTTGACTAAAGAAATTTTAGGTTCATTTAAATTTAAAAATATCACTCTAAACGACATATATAAAAGTGACTATATGAGCGAGTTTAACACACAAATAGGCGATATTTTAGAGATACAAATACCAAAAGATCAAAGCCTTATCGTATCTAGTTCGGTTTTTCAATGGATAGAAAACTTAGAGCTTTTAAGAGATAAAATAAGCTTAAGTCTAAAAAATGAGGGTTTCCTTGGATTTTGTACTTTTATAAAAGGTACTTTAAATGAGCTTTCATCATATACAAAACAAAGCTTAAACTACAAAACAAAAGAAGAAATACTGCAAATTTTCGGAGATAAATTTGATATTTTAGAAACCAAAACAGGCGATTTCGAGCTTAAATTTGCAAGTTTAAAAGAGCTACTAACGCACCTAAAACAAACTGGCGTAAATAACCTAAATGGAAGCTTTAAACTTACAAAATCAACATACAAAGCTTTAGAATCTTACTTTGAAGGTGAGTTTAAACTCACGTATAGTTTTATGATAGTGATATGTAAAAGGATAGAAATTTGA
- a CDS encoding pimeloyl-ACP methyl esterase BioG family protein — MKIDLIKDKKKLILLFLGYSFTPSSVKHLNIDDYGLCVVYDYSDLKFDYEILKEKEIYLIAWSMGVWAANLVLKDIKLKTAVAINGTPFGIDDEFGIKKDIFYKSISDYDFEGFKKLCFLGISENEIKGFQFNQNAKFELINLYKNASQKNEDHINWNKAIISKKDLIFPSKVCLDYFKQKAVCINAPHFVFFKFKSFGEIFEI, encoded by the coding sequence ATGAAAATAGATCTAATTAAAGACAAGAAAAAGCTAATACTGCTATTTTTAGGATATTCTTTTACTCCTAGCTCAGTTAAACACTTAAATATTGATGACTACGGACTTTGCGTAGTTTATGACTATAGCGATTTAAAATTTGACTATGAAATTTTAAAAGAGAAAGAAATCTATCTGATCGCTTGGTCTATGGGCGTTTGGGCGGCAAATTTAGTGCTTAAAGACATCAAGCTTAAAACCGCCGTAGCGATAAATGGAACACCTTTTGGGATAGATGACGAGTTTGGGATAAAAAAAGATATTTTTTACAAAAGCATAAGCGATTACGATTTTGAAGGTTTTAAAAAACTATGTTTTTTAGGTATTTCAGAGAATGAAATAAAGGGTTTTCAATTCAACCAAAATGCAAAATTCGAATTAATAAATTTATATAAAAATGCCTCACAAAAAAATGAAGATCATATCAACTGGAACAAAGCGATAATCAGCAAAAAAGACCTGATATTTCCAAGTAAAGTATGTCTGGACTACTTCAAGCAAAAAGCCGTTTGTATAAACGCTCCGCATTTTGTATTTTTTAAATTCAAAAGTTTTGGAGAGATCTTTGAAATTTGA
- a CDS encoding aminotransferase class I/II-fold pyridoxal phosphate-dependent enzyme: MFDIKKAKEQENFREIKKTRTHSKFIEINGKTLLNLGSNDYLGIATNANLKNEFLEICKDKDWFFGSGASRLVYSANEEFDKLESWFETKFNSKKAVIFNSGYCANLSCISALNGDKTLFLADKLIHASMIDALKLANANFKRFAHNDNEALEDLLKQNSDKFDHIIILTEAVFSMDGDSADIEFMVNLKKTYQNVLIYVDEAHSFFVKSQLGLSAELGLDRQIDFLLVTLGKGVGSSGAVMISEFKDIFVNSARSLIFSTAIPAINVAWTNFILSKDHSVQRANLKEIITFLGISDSHISPFIVGENKKALALSQKLFEAGYFVPAIRPPTVPLGKSRLRISLRGDILSEDLLNLKEILDENRSN, from the coding sequence ATGTTTGATATAAAAAAAGCAAAAGAACAAGAAAATTTCAGAGAGATCAAAAAGACAAGGACACATTCTAAATTTATCGAAATTAATGGCAAAACACTTCTAAATTTAGGAAGTAACGATTATCTAGGTATAGCCACAAACGCAAATTTAAAAAACGAATTTCTAGAAATTTGCAAAGATAAAGATTGGTTTTTTGGTTCAGGAGCAAGTAGGCTAGTTTATAGCGCAAATGAAGAATTTGACAAGCTAGAGAGCTGGTTTGAGACTAAATTTAATTCCAAAAAAGCGGTGATTTTCAACTCTGGATATTGTGCAAATCTCAGCTGCATCTCAGCTCTAAATGGTGATAAAACGCTATTTTTAGCAGATAAACTAATCCACGCTAGTATGATAGATGCTCTAAAACTTGCAAATGCAAATTTTAAAAGATTTGCTCACAATGATAATGAAGCGCTAGAAGATTTACTCAAACAAAACAGCGATAAATTTGATCACATCATCATACTAACTGAAGCAGTATTTAGTATGGACGGAGACAGTGCTGATATAGAGTTTATGGTAAATTTAAAAAAGACTTACCAAAATGTTTTGATTTACGTCGATGAAGCGCACTCGTTTTTCGTCAAATCCCAGCTTGGACTTAGCGCAGAACTAGGACTTGATAGGCAAATCGATTTTTTGTTAGTAACTCTTGGAAAAGGCGTCGGAAGTAGCGGCGCAGTGATGATAAGTGAGTTTAAAGATATTTTTGTAAATAGCGCTAGAAGCCTCATCTTTTCAACAGCGATTCCGGCGATAAATGTAGCTTGGACGAATTTTATTTTGAGTAAAGATCACAGCGTCCAAAGAGCGAATTTAAAAGAAATTATCACATTTTTAGGGATAAGTGATAGTCATATCAGCCCTTTTATAGTCGGTGAAAACAAAAAGGCACTTGCACTTTCACAAAAGCTTTTTGAAGCAGGATATTTCGTACCGGCGATTCGTCCGCCGACTGTTCCACTTGGAAAATCAAGACTTCGCATAAGCTTAAGGGGCGATATTTTAAGTGAAGATTTATTAAATTTAAAAGAGATTTTAGATGAAAATAGATCTAATTAA
- a CDS encoding thiamine-phosphate kinase produces MDKEQNIIDIFTNKFIGDDGAVVGKMVLSKDMFVENTHFKRSWLSAFEIGQKAMLVNLSDAVAMNAVPCFALLGLGVPSNLKNSYILELCKGIKHTAEKYGVKIIGGDTVKSSEITISLSIISYLQNTKEVSRNGAALGDLVCYTGSLGGSLKGLKTLLNGGHISSKSKFKTPILRDKFMKHSAKFMKCAMDISDGLASDLPKICSKFRVKFYKNISKLQWLSGEEYELLFCISPRNLKRVQNEAKRCRVKLNILGKIIKGKQKTHGKFTHF; encoded by the coding sequence ATGGATAAAGAACAAAATATCATAGATATTTTTACAAATAAATTTATCGGCGATGATGGCGCTGTAGTCGGTAAAATGGTGCTTAGCAAAGATATGTTTGTGGAAAATACGCATTTTAAGCGTAGCTGGCTTAGTGCATTTGAGATCGGTCAAAAAGCGATGCTAGTAAATTTAAGCGACGCTGTTGCTATGAACGCGGTGCCGTGTTTTGCTCTTCTAGGACTTGGTGTGCCTTCAAATTTAAAAAATAGCTATATCTTAGAGCTTTGTAAAGGCATAAAGCATACTGCTGAGAAATACGGCGTTAAGATCATCGGTGGCGATACCGTAAAATCTAGCGAGATAACTATCAGCTTAAGCATCATCTCGTATCTTCAAAATACAAAAGAAGTGAGTAGAAACGGCGCAGCACTAGGGGATCTAGTCTGCTATACAGGAAGCCTTGGTGGCTCTTTAAAAGGGCTTAAAACTCTGCTAAATGGCGGACATATCTCTAGCAAGTCTAAATTTAAAACTCCGATTTTAAGAGATAAATTTATGAAGCATTCGGCTAAATTTATGAAATGTGCTATGGATATCAGCGATGGGTTAGCTAGTGATCTACCAAAGATCTGTTCTAAATTTAGGGTTAAATTTTACAAAAATATATCTAAATTGCAGTGGCTTAGTGGCGAGGAGTATGAACTGCTTTTTTGCATCTCTCCTCGCAATCTAAAAAGAGTGCAAAATGAGGCAAAAAGATGCCGTGTGAAGCTAAATATTTTAGGAAAAATCATAAAAGGAAAACAAAAAACACATGGAAAATTCACCCATTTTTGA
- the truD gene encoding tRNA pseudouridine(13) synthase TruD has translation MENSPIFEPLLSTTHSPINAHFSKNASDFVVRENPLYEFSGSGEHLIVEIQKKDLTTAQALSILSGESGAKMRDFGYAGLKDKEGMTTQFISLPSKFEQNLNNFSHEKLKILNTTRHNNKIKIGHLKSNNFFIRLKKVLPSEATRLREVLNLIDKNGYPNYFGYQRFGKFGDNSKSGLEILEALNCGDKKVFGKYNPKLRDFLISAYQSDLFNKWLSKRVEISRFSECFNANELKEIYKFDKQTIANLKSQKQFFKLLQGEVLGHYPYGKVFLCEDLDAEVEKFVARDRTSSGLIVGAKAYESKDVAKEIEDMFFEEANNFKHLMNGSRRYAWVWIENLEYKYNEQQAQFSMSFTLQKGSYATVVLKEILGRDIFEI, from the coding sequence ATGGAAAATTCACCCATTTTTGAGCCACTTCTTTCGACTACTCATTCGCCTATAAATGCACATTTTAGTAAAAATGCCAGCGATTTTGTCGTGCGTGAAAACCCTCTTTATGAGTTTAGTGGAAGTGGCGAGCATCTGATCGTCGAAATTCAAAAAAAAGATCTTACTACCGCTCAAGCTCTTAGCATATTGAGTGGTGAAAGTGGTGCGAAGATGCGTGATTTTGGCTATGCTGGTCTAAAAGATAAAGAGGGAATGACGACTCAATTCATAAGTTTACCATCAAAATTTGAGCAAAATTTAAATAATTTTAGCCACGAAAAACTAAAAATTCTAAACACAACAAGGCATAATAACAAAATAAAAATCGGTCATTTAAAATCAAATAATTTTTTTATCAGACTTAAAAAAGTACTCCCTAGTGAGGCTACTAGGCTTAGAGAAGTTTTAAATTTAATCGATAAAAACGGTTATCCGAACTATTTTGGATATCAAAGATTTGGTAAGTTTGGTGATAATTCAAAAAGTGGACTGGAAATTTTAGAAGCACTAAATTGCGGCGATAAAAAAGTATTTGGAAAGTATAACCCAAAACTTAGGGATTTTCTCATATCTGCTTATCAAAGCGACTTGTTCAATAAATGGCTTAGCAAAAGAGTGGAAATTAGCCGTTTTAGTGAGTGTTTTAATGCAAACGAGTTAAAAGAGATATATAAATTTGACAAACAGACTATTGCTAATCTAAAATCCCAAAAACAGTTTTTCAAACTTTTACAAGGTGAAGTTTTAGGGCATTATCCATACGGCAAAGTCTTTTTATGTGAGGATTTAGACGCAGAAGTTGAAAAATTTGTCGCTAGAGATAGGACTAGCTCAGGGCTTATAGTAGGTGCTAAGGCTTATGAGAGCAAGGACGTAGCTAAAGAAATCGAAGATATGTTTTTTGAAGAGGCGAATAATTTTAAGCATTTGATGAACGGTTCAAGAAGATACGCTTGGGTTTGGATAGAAAATTTAGAATACAAATACAACGAGCAGCAAGCTCAGTTTAGTATGAGTTTTACGCTTCAAAAAGGCTCTTATGCGACCGTTGTTTTGAAAGAAATTTTGGGTAGAGATATATTTGAGATTTAA
- the fliS gene encoding flagellar export chaperone FliS, producing the protein MQTNLAYQAYNQNNIGIESPKKLITMLYEGILRFIYRAKKAIDDEDIENKVLFLNKTSAIFFELINSLDMNQGAVSQYLNGLYARQIQLIAEANLKNDKAPLDEVIHVTRELLDAWRDATKEE; encoded by the coding sequence ATGCAAACAAATTTAGCCTATCAAGCGTATAATCAAAATAATATAGGCATAGAATCTCCTAAGAAGCTCATCACAATGCTTTATGAGGGGATTCTTCGTTTTATATATAGAGCAAAAAAAGCTATAGATGATGAGGATATAGAAAATAAAGTTCTATTTTTAAACAAAACAAGTGCCATATTTTTTGAGCTTATAAACTCGCTAGATATGAATCAAGGAGCAGTTTCTCAGTATCTAAACGGACTCTATGCTAGACAAATTCAGCTCATAGCAGAGGCAAATTTAAAAAACGACAAAGCTCCACTAGATGAAGTAATTCATGTAACAAGAGAGCTACTTGATGCGTGGCGTGATGCTACAAAAGAAGAGTAA
- the fliD gene encoding flagellar filament capping protein FliD encodes MAVGSITALGVFGKANGGSNSVLTQELIDSLKKVDEKQSINPLTEKITTNQTKQTDLTAITTLLSSFKTSVSSLTDSSSYMTKKVSSTGSNNATISINNGVNAGNMSIKVNQLATKDSYQSKTFSMSNEPILSGVSSASFNISINGKNYAIEADSSTSLDDIAKQINEKTDGKINAKVLNVGGNEPYRLVLSSSETGKENAIKFSLYEGNNTAQASSSNNEKENSKKLLEALFNNIVETNNKEVTFQDGGVRLSSASDAQFEFNSIQITRSTNTVKDLQLGVTINLNKVDKNDEYTNFNITQDTETVTKSIQDMITSYNSLVNNLQVATSYNPETKASGTFQGVSEIVNIKTSLNKIINGVDSNGKSLQDFGLSLSNDGLLTLDSAKLKDKLENDFDNFQSFFSTATKYTNVSTSSTGIQDNVNPITGKLKINDKEIDINLTGNDKTQKTKELLKAITNAGITDITASLNTDGNLVLKGVGGANLKLEGDDSLLENLGFKKVDLKGSTSTTTGFFEKLKDTLNSLTGTNGTLTKYSENLINEKKKLDDEKEKTQNSINEKYERMQTQFSQYEVILNKLNNQMNTLSTMIQMATKDN; translated from the coding sequence ATGGCAGTAGGTAGCATAACTGCACTTGGTGTATTTGGCAAGGCAAACGGTGGATCAAATAGCGTCTTAACTCAAGAACTAATAGATAGTCTTAAAAAAGTCGACGAAAAACAGTCAATAAATCCGCTAACAGAAAAAATAACAACAAATCAAACAAAACAAACTGATCTAACTGCCATAACAACGCTTCTTAGCAGTTTTAAAACAAGTGTTTCATCGCTAACTGATAGCTCAAGCTATATGACAAAAAAAGTTAGTAGTACCGGAAGCAATAACGCTACTATTTCCATAAATAACGGCGTAAATGCTGGAAATATGAGTATAAAAGTAAATCAACTAGCCACAAAAGATTCATACCAAAGCAAGACTTTTTCTATGAGCAACGAGCCAATACTCTCAGGGGTAAGTTCAGCTTCATTTAATATATCTATAAATGGTAAAAATTACGCTATAGAAGCAGATAGCTCAACATCATTAGATGATATAGCAAAACAGATAAATGAAAAAACAGACGGCAAAATAAATGCAAAAGTCCTAAATGTAGGTGGCAACGAACCTTATAGACTAGTGCTTAGCTCAAGCGAAACTGGCAAGGAAAATGCGATTAAATTTAGCCTTTACGAAGGAAATAACACAGCTCAAGCTAGTTCATCAAATAATGAAAAAGAAAATTCAAAAAAATTGCTTGAAGCACTTTTTAATAACATTGTAGAAACAAACAACAAAGAAGTTACATTTCAAGATGGCGGAGTAAGGCTAAGCTCAGCTAGTGATGCACAATTTGAATTTAACAGCATACAAATCACTAGAAGTACAAATACTGTCAAAGATCTTCAACTTGGAGTAACAATAAATTTAAATAAAGTAGATAAAAACGACGAATATACAAATTTTAATATCACTCAAGATACCGAAACTGTTACTAAAAGCATTCAAGATATGATAACATCGTATAACTCGCTTGTAAACAACTTACAAGTTGCAACATCGTATAATCCTGAAACAAAAGCTAGCGGAACTTTTCAAGGAGTTTCAGAGATAGTAAATATCAAAACCAGCTTAAATAAGATCATAAACGGTGTAGATAGCAATGGAAAATCATTGCAAGATTTTGGGCTTAGCTTAAGTAATGATGGACTTCTAACACTTGATAGCGCTAAGCTAAAAGATAAGCTAGAAAATGACTTTGATAATTTCCAAAGTTTCTTTAGCACAGCTACAAAATATACGAATGTAAGCACAAGTTCAACTGGGATACAAGATAACGTAAATCCGATAACTGGAAAACTTAAGATCAACGATAAAGAGATAGATATAAATTTAACTGGTAATGATAAAACTCAAAAAACTAAAGAGCTTCTAAAAGCTATAACAAATGCAGGAATTACCGATATCACAGCTAGTTTAAATACAGATGGAAATTTGGTACTAAAAGGTGTAGGTGGAGCAAATTTAAAGTTAGAAGGCGATGATAGTTTGCTTGAAAATCTAGGCTTTAAAAAAGTAGATCTAAAAGGTAGCACGTCTACTACGACTGGATTTTTTGAAAAATTAAAAGATACGTTAAATAGCTTAACAGGAACAAACGGAACTTTGACAAAATATTCAGAAAATTTGATAAATGAAAAGAAAAAATTAGACGACGAAAAAGAAAAAACACAAAATAGTATAAACGAAAAGTATGAGCGTATGCAAACTCAATTTTCTCAATATGAAGTTATTTTAAACAAACTTAATAATCAAATGAATACTCTTTCGACCATGATACAAATGGCAACAAAAGATAACTAG
- a CDS encoding FlaG family protein — protein sequence MEIFKAASQQIDNSIALNNRQGSVHTRSVEQTKINENLVRDNANQNEQNQESTTQKLNEAISKLNENMEKLQTNVRFAYNDKISAMYVNVTEVGSGKVIRKIPSEEVMNLTEHFREIVGMLFDKKE from the coding sequence ATGGAAATTTTCAAAGCAGCTTCGCAACAGATTGATAATTCAATAGCCTTAAATAATAGACAAGGCTCTGTTCATACAAGGAGTGTAGAACAAACAAAGATCAACGAAAATTTAGTTAGAGACAATGCCAATCAAAACGAACAAAATCAGGAAAGTACAACTCAAAAATTAAATGAAGCTATAAGCAAATTAAACGAAAATATGGAAAAACTCCAAACAAACGTCAGATTTGCTTATAATGACAAAATCAGCGCAATGTACGTGAATGTAACCGAAGTCGGAAGTGGCAAAGTCATAAGAAAAATACCGTCTGAAGAAGTGATGAATTTAACAGAACATTTTAGAGAAATAGTCGGTATGCTTTTTGATAAAAAGGAGTAA
- the rsmD gene encoding 16S rRNA (guanine(966)-N(2))-methyltransferase RsmD, which yields MKNNLFTTITSGKYKGKKVMLPSSLTTRSTKSIVKGSFFNTIQNELYEKTFIEVFGGSALMAMEALSNGAKNAYAIEIDKNAFKLTLANTLSLKDENIKAFNGDTFKITPELVSKNSDVILYIDPPFDIRDGFEDIYKKVWDMLTFIDRSKICLVVIEHISSYDAPNSCGEFIKFKSRKFGKTTLSYYQI from the coding sequence ATGAAAAATAACCTATTTACAACCATAACTAGTGGAAAATACAAAGGCAAAAAAGTAATGCTTCCTAGTTCTTTGACTACTAGAAGTACAAAATCTATCGTAAAAGGTTCATTTTTTAACACTATCCAAAACGAACTTTATGAAAAGACGTTTATAGAAGTCTTTGGTGGATCTGCTCTTATGGCTATGGAAGCTCTTAGCAACGGAGCAAAAAATGCTTACGCTATAGAGATAGATAAAAATGCTTTTAAGCTTACTCTTGCTAATACCTTAAGTTTGAAAGATGAAAATATAAAAGCTTTTAACGGAGATACTTTTAAGATCACGCCTGAACTTGTTAGTAAAAACAGTGACGTGATCTTGTATATAGATCCACCTTTTGATATAAGAGACGGTTTTGAAGATATCTATAAAAAAGTCTGGGATATGCTGACTTTTATAGATAGATCAAAGATATGTTTAGTAGTTATCGAACATATATCTAGCTATGACGCGCCAAATAGTTGCGGCGAATTTATAAAGTTTAAATCACGAAAATTTGGTAAAACCACACTAAGCTACTACCAAATTTAA
- a CDS encoding flagellar basal body P-ring protein FlgI, which yields MKFIVKLCILISFCATLNATQIKDIASIIGVRENQLIGYGLVVGLNGTGDGSSSEFTIQSLSNMLQTVNVKIDPNDIKSKNTAAVMVTAKLPPFARQGDKIDVTISSIGDAKNLQGGTLLLTALKGVDGDIYALAQGALTIGGGTSKGGNHPTVGTILAGGLVEKEVVFDIYTQQFANLSLKNSSFQTAVDMQRAINAKFGTKSATAIDPRTVRLAKPANLNMVEFLARVLDVDMNYKADEKVIIDERTGTVVSGVNITVDPVVISHGAITIKIDPNTYAATGAQNATDVDIGGNTSIDTANNMLKIGANQTTVANITRALNKLGASPKDIIAIIENLKRAGAIHAPVEII from the coding sequence ATGAAATTTATAGTTAAGCTTTGCATTTTAATATCTTTTTGCGCGACTTTAAATGCTACTCAGATCAAAGACATAGCAAGCATAATCGGCGTTCGTGAAAACCAACTTATAGGATATGGTCTTGTTGTGGGACTTAATGGTACTGGAGATGGCAGTAGTAGTGAATTTACTATTCAATCTTTATCAAATATGCTACAAACGGTAAATGTAAAAATAGATCCAAACGATATAAAATCAAAAAACACAGCAGCTGTGATGGTCACAGCCAAGCTTCCGCCTTTTGCAAGACAAGGCGATAAGATAGACGTGACTATAAGCTCTATCGGCGATGCTAAAAATCTTCAAGGTGGCACCTTGCTTTTGACTGCTCTTAAAGGCGTTGATGGTGATATATACGCTCTTGCCCAAGGAGCCTTGACTATAGGTGGCGGAACAAGCAAAGGCGGAAATCATCCCACTGTTGGAACTATACTTGCTGGTGGTTTGGTTGAAAAAGAGGTTGTATTTGATATCTACACTCAACAATTTGCAAATCTAAGCCTTAAAAACTCAAGTTTTCAAACAGCAGTAGATATGCAAAGAGCTATAAATGCGAAATTTGGTACAAAGTCTGCCACCGCCATAGATCCAAGAACAGTAAGGCTAGCAAAACCTGCAAATTTAAATATGGTAGAGTTTCTAGCTAGAGTTTTAGACGTAGATATGAACTACAAAGCAGATGAAAAAGTCATCATAGATGAAAGAACTGGAACCGTAGTGAGCGGTGTAAATATCACAGTCGATCCAGTCGTCATATCTCATGGAGCCATAACTATAAAGATAGATCCAAATACTTATGCCGCCACTGGGGCACAAAATGCAACGGACGTGGATATAGGCGGGAACACGTCTATAGATACGGCAAACAATATGCTAAAAATCGGTGCAAACCAAACTACGGTTGCAAACATAACAAGGGCTTTAAACAAGCTAGGAGCTAGTCCAAAAGACATCATAGCTATCATAGAAAATCTTAAACGAGCAGGAGCCATACATGCGCCAGTGGAGATCATATAA
- a CDS encoding rod-binding protein — translation MQVDNSLALDAYNKLNTSNLKDKSLSKDDALLKEQTDAFEAFLVKEVLDISMKNDNSLFPKDAGDKIYSSMYNDTMSKALSGGLGFSEMLFNFLKERG, via the coding sequence ATGCAAGTAGATAACTCTTTAGCACTTGATGCTTACAACAAATTAAACACTTCAAATTTGAAAGATAAAAGTCTTTCTAAAGATGACGCTCTTTTAAAAGAGCAAACAGACGCTTTTGAAGCATTTTTAGTAAAAGAGGTTTTGGATATCTCTATGAAAAACGACAACTCTTTGTTCCCAAAAGATGCAGGAGATAAGATCTACTCATCAATGTATAATGATACGATGAGTAAGGCACTTAGTGGTGGATTAGGATTTAGCGAGATGTTGTTTAATTTTTTAAAAGAGAGAGGCTAA